A genomic segment from Amphiura filiformis chromosome 10, Afil_fr2py, whole genome shotgun sequence encodes:
- the LOC140161767 gene encoding uncharacterized protein: protein MYCLPTMYNSLLNRLTPFGGSTGHHVSDNGIDDVQQAYHYQRPRGPPGEQNHIQKSLGCCGYPNWAFTKAEKTKEHTQNQNAETGTGTQVTIPYISGLSERIKNTLKSFGIATSYKPTNIIRGKLVHVKDKPPKDKQSNLVYGITCAATDCGEAYVGETKQSLRARINQHRRPSSSEAQNSAVFNYCKTTEHFFMPEEVVILDKEEKWFERGVREAIWERVEQPAINKKGDSLSTAARLGPGFAGSSPSFVT from the exons ATGTACTGTCTACCTACAATGTACAACTCTCTTCTGAACCGACTGACACCGTTTGGTGGCTCAACAGGGCACCACGTGTCAGATAATGGGATTGATGACGTCCAACAGGCG TACCATTATCAGCGACCAAGAGGACCTCCTGGAGAACAAAACCACATTCAGAAATCCCTGGGTTGTTGTGGCTACCCCAACTGGGCCTTCACCAAAGCTGAAAAGACCAAAGAGCACACACAGAATCAAAACGCAGAAACGGGCACGGGTACCCAGGTAACAATACCCTACATATCTGGCTTGTCAGAAAGGATCAAGAATACTCTTAAGTCCTTTGGGATCGCAACGTCTTATAAACCCACCAACATCATCAGGGGGAAGTTAGTCCACGTTAAGGATAAACCCCCCAAGGACAAGCAGAGTAATTTGGTGTATGGCATAACCTGTGCGGCTACTGACTGTGGTGAAGCCTACGTAGGAGAGACCAAACAGTCTCTCAGGGCTAGGATAAACCAACATCGGAGACCTAGCTCCAGCGAAGCTCAGAACTCTGCAGTTTTCAATTACTGCAAAACAACGGAACATTTCTTTATGCCAGAGGAGGTTGTGATCCTCGACAAAGAAGAAAAGTGGTTCGAGCGGGGTGTCAGGGAAGCCATTTGGGAGAGAGTGGAGCAGCCAGCCATCAACAAAAAGGGGGACTCGCTTTCAACTGCCGCACGCTTGGGACCAGGCTTTGCAGGATCTTCCCCGTCGTttgtcacgtga